A window of the Mus pahari chromosome 1, PAHARI_EIJ_v1.1, whole genome shotgun sequence genome harbors these coding sequences:
- the Fxyd1 gene encoding phospholemman isoform X2, with protein MASPGHILALCVCLFSMASAEAPQEPDPFTYDYHTLRIGGLTIAGILFILGILIILSKRCRCKFNQQQRTGEPDEEEGTFRSSIRRLSTRRR; from the exons ATGGCATCTCCCGGCCACATCctggctctctgtgtgtgtctcttctcCATGGCCAGTGCAG aaGCTCCGCAGGAACCAGATCCATTCACCTATG ATTACCACACCCTGCGGATCGGCGGCCTCACTATCGCTGGGATCCTCTTCATTTTGGGCATCcttatcatcctta GCAAGAGATGTCGGTGCAAATTCAACCAACAGCAGAG AACTGGGGAACCCGACGAAGAGGAGGGAACTTTCCGCAGCTCCATCCGCC GTCTGTCAACCCGCAGGCGGTAG
- the Fxyd1 gene encoding phospholemman isoform X1 encodes MGAMASPGHILALCVCLFSMASAEAPQEPDPFTYDYHTLRIGGLTIAGILFILGILIILSKRCRCKFNQQQRTGEPDEEEGTFRSSIRRLSTRRR; translated from the exons ATGGG GGCAATGGCATCTCCCGGCCACATCctggctctctgtgtgtgtctcttctcCATGGCCAGTGCAG aaGCTCCGCAGGAACCAGATCCATTCACCTATG ATTACCACACCCTGCGGATCGGCGGCCTCACTATCGCTGGGATCCTCTTCATTTTGGGCATCcttatcatcctta GCAAGAGATGTCGGTGCAAATTCAACCAACAGCAGAG AACTGGGGAACCCGACGAAGAGGAGGGAACTTTCCGCAGCTCCATCCGCC GTCTGTCAACCCGCAGGCGGTAG